In one window of Gossypium hirsutum isolate 1008001.06 chromosome A01, Gossypium_hirsutum_v2.1, whole genome shotgun sequence DNA:
- the LOC107916918 gene encoding dirigent protein 15 yields the protein MKKQAIFPWGMIFCLAIAPVYGQYYENVKPRAMVEKVTRLHFYYHDIPVGNNPTTVLIAHANITDNFFSPSPFGSLYAMNDPLTVGPDLTSTVIGNAQGMYIALSHDPAKFTAVFYADFGFTTGRFNGSSFSLFSRYPPTDYVPSPDTIREMAIVGGRGAFRMAKGFALLRATSSNATTGNASLEFNVTLYHY from the coding sequence atgaaaaaacagGCGATATTTCCATGGGGAATGATATTTTGCCTCGCCATTGCCCCAGTCTATGGCCAATACTACGAAAATGTAAAGCCACGTGCTATGGTGGAAAAGGTGACCCGACTCCACTTTTACTACCACGATATTCCCGTTGGAAATAATCCTACTACAGTCTTGATAGCTCACGCTAACATCACCGATAATTTCTTTTCCCCGTCCCCATTTGGAAGCTTGTATGCAATGAATGATCCCCTCACTGTAGGGCCAGATCTAACATCCACGGTCATTGGAAACGCCCAAGGGATGTACATAGCATTAAGTCACGACCCTGCCAAGTTCACTGCAGTTTTTTATGCTGATTTTGGATTTACCACTGGCAGGTTCAATGGGAGCTCCTTCAGTTTGTTCTCACGATATCCCCCCACAGATTATGTTCCTAGCCCCGACACCATTCGTGAAATGGCAATAGTGGGAGGGAGAGGTGCGTTTAGGATGGCTAAAGGGTTTGCTTTATTGCGGGCCACTTCTTCGAATGCCACGACCGGGAATGCTAGTCTCGAGTTCAATGTTACTTTGTATCATTACTAA